DNA sequence from the Siniperca chuatsi isolate FFG_IHB_CAS linkage group LG3, ASM2008510v1, whole genome shotgun sequence genome:
AACAGTTTCACACAATTTCACTGATCTGCAGGTGGTGGTAATGCGCCACGAaatgcagagaagaagaagactgctgtTGAGAGAACATGGATGTAAAGATTCtagatttaaaatactttaaaaaatcggaaggaaatgcattcaacacatttgtcagAGCTCAAGTATACACTCAATGTGTTTTTCACTTGACTGATCAGACCTCCTCCCAGGACTGTGTAGGCATGTACAGGCCGTGCTAAGTGCAGCAGGTACAGCCTTCCTTCAGTGTCTGCCTCAAGTGCTCAGTTATGAGGTTCCATTTGTGCCAGAATGATGTTACATGCGCACTATGTCAACTGCTCACCTGACAAAACATTTGTCTGCGTCAATTTAACTTTAAAGCGATAATGTGATCGATGAAGTGAAGGCTAGCCTACTATTTCTATGACTTGTTTTTAGTCAATTAagttaactagctaactaaATTTAGCTAACTTGACTGATctgattgtcaaaatagttttgTCACAACTGAAGTACAGTTCAAAGTTGAATAGACAAATGTTTTGTCACATGTTCAGTTGACATGTGACATTATTTTGGCACAAATGGAACCTCATACTCAGTTGCTCAACTGCTGTTGGGAACACGTTTGATTGTCTTGCCTTCCGCTGTCATGTCCTCATGTTTTGTGGGGTTTAAGGTCTCCCATTCAACCCAATGTCACCACAAGAGTCCTGTTTCTATCGCAAACAAAACTAAAGCTCAATGTAATATCCTACTAAACTTTGTTAGAAGTTAGTCTCTATGCCATTCATTTGGTAAGCTAAATATTGAATTTAGTTATCCCAAATTATTATGTGTATGTCATACATGAATTCAACTTTTGGTGAAACAACAGGAATGGATCATGCgttctcttaatacatccatggggaaaaaaacttttgttaaacaacaaacaacaatgtatACAACACAGAAATGCAGGTATTATGGAAAagaatataaattaattaaaccaCCGAAGATCTACTACAATAACAATATGAATTTAATAGAATTCTCAATAAATACAGTCTGTTGTCTCTTGGAGTTCCAGAAACgtttacatgaaaaaaataatcatcaaaacagtttttaaaggctgtgtttttttgttttgagtctATCACAtacaatgtattttaaataattaataaatgacatttctgtttagCTTCAAGGAATTTCTATtatgaaaacaacataaaaacaggaagttgcGCCTTACGTACTCTTGCTGCGTGACGTAATACGTAAATAAGTTGCTCAAGCTTCTGCTGCTTACTCGGAAGGTTGTTCTCTTCCTTTAGCTTTAATTATCTCTCTTAATATTAATGACAATGCTGCATACAAACTCTtggagataaaaacagaactgACATTTTATACGACACAAGGATATGCCATCTGACTTTGTAACGTAACTACAAAGTAAGCCCCGTGTGGCCAACAAACCGAGTCGTTAGTCAACGAGCTAACAGCGGTTAGCACCACAAATCTCCACACCGTGTGCTGTTCAGTCTCACTTTCTCTTCCATTCCGTCTTCATCTGTAGTCGGCCTTTAGATTCTGTGACCAAGTTCAGTCCGTGGTTTCGCCAGGAGAGGATGAACTGGCTTTTCCCCCTGTCCAAAGGCTCTGGACCGCTCCCTCCTCTGAACAGCCTACAGCAACAAAGACAGCGGCAGATCGAGTCACTCAAAGCCGCTCATCCCAGGTAACGTGAACGGCAACCCGTCATTAAACCAGCACATTGGTGCTGCGGATTaacttattaacattaatgttgttttttcaaactCAGAATATGGCTAATTTTTCTCGACCACTTGACTGACGTTTATTACTAGAACATGTTGAGTGAGTTCAgtgtacacatacacagctgATGTTTACCTAGcaatgctaactttagccacCTGGCTCACAGTTAAGTCAGAAGAAGTACGTTAGGCTAACAAGCAGCTTATAGCCTAGTTTTTCGCACACATTTGTCCCCGTGATTCtgtaaacatgtcaaaatgccaCACAAGTCACACGATTTTACGTGAACCCAACCACTGCTTTGACATGCCACAGTGTAGTCGTTGAGTGGCTAATGTTTGCTAACCTTTCCTTGTAGCTGATTAGCTAACTTAGATGTGATTTGCCAGTATGCTGtgttagctggctagctaaTCAAGTCAGCCAGTGACAGTTACAGTGTCTATTTTTAGGGATGATGACACAAGTTGTAGCTGGCCTGCCATGTCCTGTGATCATTCCAGTGTTTGCCACGCCAACTTGTCACGCATGTAGTTTTAGGAGGAGCTAGCTAATTAGATGTGGAGATTAAAGTATTAGCCTTTGTTTACTTTCATGGAACTGCAGAGGCCACAAAGGCTGATGTGCTGTGGTGAATACTGTTCATGACATGGCAATGATGTTAAGGAATAAGTGGATGGCAATAGATAATTCATACTCTTTAAAGAGTATGAATTATTGTTAGGTTTAGCGTGTACGGTACAGATTGTCTAAAAAGTTTATATTAATTTTGGGACCAATATCAACATTACTAGCCAGTGAATTTCTTTGTAATTTATATAAACTCTTTGAAGTGATGACTGCAGTAAACAGTATAGCATTACAGTTATTGTATATAGTAATAGTAGTTGAATGTCAGTGGTGGAACATAGCCATGCAGTGGTAATGAGACAAATAAATACTGGGATCAGCATTGGGCACAGTGAAATTTCTTGTACTCATGTTTTCTCACTAGTTCAGATATAAATAGtgtaacacatttttgttgtgcCATAACATTGACACATGCTCATAAATAACAGTAATTAAACTCatacattgtactgtatatactgtagtcaGACTAAGCCATTGCTGACACCTGTTTCTCAGCCATTAAATGCCAATCCACCAACATATTGCCTTTACACATGCCTGAAAAGCTGTGTTCTGCTTGGTGAGGATAATTAAATACCTCTCTATGAAGACTCTATGATGACTCTCCCCACTGGAGTCTTTATTGCTCAAGAACAATCTGAACAAACACATATATCACAAATACACGATTCACTATCTGAATACTCTGAAGGCAATACAATAGTACTATAAGAGAAATGGGAAAAGGATCTTGAGATCCAGATCACAGATGAACACTGGAGCGAGATTACTGAACAATCGCAGAGAATTAGCATTGTACCAGGTGTAAACTCTGCATTCTAAATTCTTGTGCTCCCTTGGAGAAAATAACCTATACCATAAGAGTTAGCCCACAGCTATTCCCTAGGACTAGGCATCCATGGATGATTTAGATGGAATCTATTTAATTTActaatcattttgttttaccttttttttttacttttcatccCTGTATCTTTAATTTGTGGGGTGGGAAGGATGTGGGAGGCCTTGTGTCAGTGTAGGAGGGAGAAgtggtgtgtatgtatgtgttaaaCGCAAGATATAATGTTTCTTAGTATGGCACTGGTTTTATGTTATGTCGTGCTGCGTTATGTTTGTTATGCTGTGAATATGGAAAATGAATAAACTGAATTTTCCAAGCTAGCAGAATTTTCATAAACATTGATAGACGACGTATAATATGTTTTCTAAATGTGCTGATCATGACTACAGATGCAAGATTACAGATCATGACATTCTTGTGTTACTGTTTCCCAACAGCCTTGCAGAGATCCAGAAGGATGTGGAATACAGAATACCATTCACAGTCAACAACTCCACAGTTAGTGTTAACATGTGAGTGCATCTTTGCACATACAGTCACAGAGTCAGAGTGTCAAAAGCAGGCGGTGGGCTGGCTTCACAGTCACTCTGTACCTCAGCCACTGACGTGGTTGGAATTCTGACTTCAGTTGGAAAACTTATTAACCACATGACACTTGACCAtgaatttgttctttttatacttatatagttgaaattacaaaaacatggaATGGTAATTTCATATGAGGTTGAACTGCTATTGTAGGGGATTCAAATTTCTAtgcctttttaatttatttttaacaaatatataGACATGCATTAATTACAACTAATGCGCATAAGAGCACAAGGATTTGAATGTGTTGTATTAATAACTCACAAATTACAATGGCAGCATGGAGTGTCAGAAGACGAGGTGACCCCAGCCTTTCATTGAGGAAACTAAATCCAGAGGACTACTAGCATTACACTAGAAACCAGATTTAAATTGTCATATTTTCACAGGGCAGTTggagaagaaagacaagaaaaggcACTTTAGCAACTAAAACAACATGTCTCATTAGCTTTAGTCCCCACAGCATGAACTAGTAATGTTGTTTGCTCATGAGAGCTGTTAGTGAACACATTAACCACATTCCCGCCAGTGGTGCTAAGGCTTCCAATTGTATCACTTGTGAAGCCTCTGAAAAAATAGAGCTGGGTTATATATGGACAAATAATTATTACACTaccataataccttattacagTATTAACAAACTGTTTATTACATATGTTATATCTTGTTAGATATCCtcttacttacatactttttcttctctttcctctagTCTGCTGCCTCCTCAGTTCCCCCAGGAGAAGCCGGTGGTTAGTGTCTACCCCCCTGTTGGTCATCATTTAGTCGACAGCAATAATGGTACCATGATCACTAGCCCCCTCATCACTAATGTAAGTAGTTGTCCAGGTTTTTGACTTTGATTGATTTGGTTAGGCTAGTGGTTACCAAACTTGGTTTCTTGAGGGGCTTTCAGGAATGTTGAAGGGGTTCAAGGAGATCAAGGGGTTTTTCCAGATCTGCAATataaaacattcaataaaagCCACCATCTGCCAATTTGTTAGCTGGGTAGATGGCAGTATTGTATGCTGTTGTTCACACTAAACgatgttgttgtttgtctctTAATTGAATTGCTATgattatatatcatatatattatatatttacctCGTTAACAATAACCTTATTTCATGGTGTCCATACTTGTTGATAGAAACCcagtaaataaaacacaggACAAGGACAGTATTGCTGTGGCAGCAGTATGGCGGgataaaagaaaagataatTACTCATAGCTGTAtccaaaatgattaaaactcaCATCTGActaaaacagaaactgaaatgaGTAAGTCAAAGTAAGGTGATTTCCACAGCCAAACAGTAGGTCTTTGCAAGATTCAGGCACATGTGAGTAGGAAAGAAAAACTGTGTGCAGAATAAGGgcttatccaggtttctgaaacaAGGATATgttgtttacatgcacaaatacataaaCGGCATACTCTTATAAAACTGATCATAACAGAGATACTAGTGTGCATGGAAACATATTCAGAAAATATGCCAGACTTAATTCAAAacagagatagagggagaaaTCTGATTACTGGCCAGCTACATGGGTCTCACAGTAATCAAACAAATGCCTTGTCCAGATTTCTCCCAATAGCCTGGTTTcttgtgtgcatgcaaatgTAGTGTTGGTCAACTGTAGTAACgtcaacttgttttttttctttttcctggtTCTTTCCTTGCTTCTATCTTCTCCATTAAGAAGATCCACctatttaatttaactttttttttattactaaatGCTTTTGTTATATAAGTCATGTTAATCTCGCTTtcctttaagtcattttcttgtttgtgtatgttgtaGTTTGGGATGCACTCAGATCTGGGTAAGGTCATTCAGAGTCTGCTAGACGAGTTCTGGAAGAGTCCTCCTGCCTTGATGTCCACTGGCCCTGCTGGATTTCCGTAGTGAGTGTCCTCTTACATTCATGAACACttgtctctcagtactttctcaTTACAACAGAAAGGTGTTCTGCAACCTGCGtcttatttaagtatttttgcCATCATGCTTTCATTGGGGCAGTGCAGTAAGAAAGTAGCCCTAAAAAGCAGTTGATCATTATAATGGAAATGTGGGGCAATACTGTGTAActgtgtcatgttttttttttgtcacttccaAACAAATTGTGTAAAACTTACCTTCTTTAAACATGTCTGAGGCCTGTGTGCCTTTGCCCTAATAGTCACAATTGAAAAGCTAGTAAATAAAATGATCAtggtaaataaaacaaataaagtaagACCCAGCTTTTCTCAacattgttttctttcaaatacATATATGTTTGTTATGCTTCAATGAGATAATCTTCTTTCCCCCCGTGTTTAACAGCAGCATGTACAAGCCATCAGGCATCGCTCCTTACCCCACTCAGGCTTTCCACTATGGTCCTCGCCATGTGGGCCCCAGTCACACGGCGCCTGCTGGTCCAGGCCCAGCTCAGTCTCCAGCTCCCATGCCTCACCCAGGGGTCGATAGTGCCCATGGGCCCCCTCGAGCTCCAGCCCCATACGGACTGATTTCTGACCTGCCACTGCCTGTTCCTACTGGAGACTCACAGGTACActgattatcattattattaaaaacagcCGTTCTGTAAACAGCTTGTCATGCATTAACACAGGGGAGTTTTCCCCAGCTCCAGTGCTTTGAAAAGCAAATGTCAAGTTAAGCAATGACAGTTTGCAAAGCATCAAGTTCACCAATCTATATAAAACATTACTGATAAAAGCAATAACATCTCAAACACTTACACTCTGACAACCCAGCAAAGTATCAGGCCATTCAAGGAAATAGGCTGGCTTTTACTTTTAAGATATCTTTACCTGCAACTGATTGGCCAGATTCAGACAAATCTAGTGTGGACATAGACATAAATTCATTGAAGAATGTGCTTACACTTATGCTGTCTCTTTCAGGCTGGACTTAACGGACACATGTACAGGATGCCTGAGATTCCTGAGTCTTTTCCTGAACTCTGTGACATGAAGTAAAGTTTTTTGTCAACttaaaatttttaatatttttatattttattatggaGACATTGTTTATTGTcataatgtgtgtttgagatAAGGGCAAacattctttgttctcctgttcTCTGATCACCTTCTGCTGTACCCCATTCTAGTCTAACCCAGTTGTCGGACATGTCTGAAAACGAGGATGTGCTACTGGAGTTCTTCGTGAGTTTGCCACAGCTCAAACAGGTCACCAATGATAAAGAAGAGCTGGTTACCAATATAGTGGACATGGCTAGTAAGTTCCTCTTCTGCCCCTGGACCAAAGGTCTTGATGGTCAATCATGAAAGAGAAGTTTAAATTTAGTTGAGCTTTACAAAGATTTGTGCATCTCTGTTTGTCATTTACAGAGAAAAACCTTCAGATGGAGCCACAGCTGGaaggaaaaagacaagaaatgCTCTACAAGGtcaaatattattataacatcccatgtctttttctttctttctctctctctctctctctctctctctcacacacacacacaaacagacacaaagcaTATTCATGCTCTTGTTTAGCGGcttttgatgtgtgtttttgtctgttgacAGTACGAACAGCTGACGCAGATGAAGTTGGCCTTTGAGTCAAGGTTGCAGAGACAGCATGAACTCAGTGAGGTAAGAGGCTACACTCATCACACTATGGTTTGATTGATAATAGGTTTTGAGTGCTGGGGCACTTTTTGGGATTGAAGCTACTGAAAGCATGTTTTTTGTCCTGACtttcaattttttatttaattttttttccattttgatgACTCAAAACTTTTTGGTTGTTCCTTGAATTGTGCGAGCCCAAACAAATCTAGTCGTACTCGCGTTTTGAGGACCCTTTTCTGTTGTTAGATGGGATTATGCTCCCCTCCACTGAaaatctttgtctctctgtttcataCTTTTGTGTCTCTTATCTCCCACTAGAGTTGCAGTCTTAGTACTCTTCAGGCTCGGTTAAAAGTTGCAGCCCACCAGGCTGAGGAGGAGTCGGAGGAGACGGCTGAAAACTTCCTGGAGGGACGCACAGACATTGACGAATTCCTGACCAGATTCATGGAGAAGAGAACGGTGAGAAGTCAGGAGTGCAGTATTTGTGTAAAGATAATCGtaatatattgtctttttttgagACTGAATGTAATCAGAAGTTCACTATATAACATCTTAAGAAGAAAGATGTATTAACTGTTATTGTGTTGTTCCACAGCTTTGCCACAGCAGAAGGGCCAAAGAGGAAAAGTTGCAACAGTCCATCAACACACATGGACAGTATCCTACCAGCCACTAGGTAACACAAGGTactacacacataaacagattaCAAGTGTAATTACACAAGACTgtaacactcacacagtcaTATGTCTCTTTGTGGAGGGAAGCTGATAGTTCTCAGCTGACAGTTTCACAACAGGCAGTCCTTGTGGGTTTTTGTTTACAACTAAACTTCCCTCCATTTTtatcaggaaaaaaacatttgtcatcATCTTCTGTTCATTCTGCTTCTTACTCTTACATTTGGTTCTCAGGATTGGTGTTTTCTCAGCCAACTGCTGCCAACTAAAAGGATAAAGACATCTGAGAGGACGAAAAGCACACTGAGTCAACAATGGGCACTTGGAAGAAATGGGAGAAATAGGAAGACAGTGATTGCAGTGGTGGGCTAAAAAAAAGAAGCCCACTGTGCccggagaaaaaaaaaactgttgaagTTGGATTGTGTGAGAACAAGATGGAGAACCTATTGAGTCACCACAAGAGGCCAAAACTGGGAGAATGAGTGACACATGTCTAGCTTTTCCAACCACATTAGTAAGGATTGCTCATATTGTGGATAATTTCTGTTGCACATGCTGTTTTTCCAGTTTTGACTTGACAGTGATGACAGATTTTCCTTTCCAGAATTTACGTCACATTGCTCAATAAGAGCAACACCTGCACCTGATCAGAGTGGCTGGTGATGTGAACACATTTGGAAGAAAGTATAAATTGTTTTGGACAGTATTCCCAATCTTACACTTTTCCACGCAATGAGCAAGCAAATGTCACTATGAAATAATTCTTAAAATGCTAACGTCGGTGTCTGTACTTCCCGTCTCAGATATCATTGTCAAGTCCTTGCTTTATTATCCTAGAAAGGTCCCATTTGTACTGGACAGACAGAAGAACAATCTGCAAATCTCCTGTTTACATTGGAAAGGTTTACATGAAACTCAGCACTGACAGTGTCACTTCAACAAGTCAAGATAATCTCTCTTGATAAGAACCAAGGACGGGGCAGTGTTGTCAGGGGACTTTTAGCTTGGGCTGTTAAAATTTGAACTCTTCATATGAATTGTCGACAgttaaagttataaagttggtGGGTTTTCAGCTTAAGTAATGTTTTGAACGCAGCCTCAATATCAGTGTGTTTGCACAAACATTAATAATTCGATTAAACTTGCCATAGTAATACTCGGATTCGCGTAATGTTGTTACACCATAACCGAGTTTATCTACTGTACGTCAAAATCAGTGTCAACAtaatccaaataacaaacctgGTTACTGCTAAAAATTTAATTGCTGTATTAGGTTTGTGGCAGgctaataaaatattttttggagGTTAATACAAACTATTTCAGATATTGACCAGTTTAACAAACAAATTCTTTAAACTGAGGTTATTGGAAAACAGCACTGTAAACTACATAAACAGTTTAATCATACTATTACCTTAATTCTGTGCTTTTTACATGAATCGGGTtatttgtgtacatgtgaaCATACTGATGGCAATGAGCACCATTATGATATCCCGGCTATTTTATGACACTATTTGAActtgaaatgttttatgaagaGCCTGAGACGATTTGGGATAATGTTGAGGAATTTTAGGTTAAATGCTGCAGTAAAGCTATGACATTGgatactgtatttaaataatgttaataataggCTATATTGTAATCAAAGACTCAGACACCTTGTATTATATGTTCTTATTTAATTTGTTAGGGTAATAAAGCATTTAGAATGAATCTCGTTAGCTTTTCTTGATGTTTGACAATCACTATTAGCACTCTGACCATTGAACCTTTGGTTAAGATCCtaacacaaatactgtaacaCTGCATGCATTGTCTTGATTATAACAATAATTCATTAAGTTcagtataaatatttttaacatgcTTACCCAGTCTACCCACTTCCTTGTTAATCTCATAACAAGCAAGATACTATCAACACTTACGCTGAACTTCACACTGTTGCACATCATTATCACCTCCAAACTTAAGTTTCTCATTGCATCCCACAACATACTCCCGCTGCATAATATCAGCAATGTGTCTAACGGTGACATCTAGGGGTACTTTGTTATAGGGTCAGGGTTCATTATAGGCCTTAACATTCAGTTACACGTTTCACCAGATAAAAGGTGATACCAAAAAGTAATCAGTACCTTAGAGGATCTATTTGTTTCAACACGGAAAAGCAGTCATTACAGTTGCTGTGTTGGGTGTCCTTCTACCAAAGGGGCATGTTCACACACCTCCTTAATAAGTCAAACCACAGGTGCATTCCAGTTAAAGGTGTTAATAGACATTTTCCATCTTACAAGATGGCACAGACTTAATATACCATTCTGTTATCCGACTTCTTAGAAA
Encoded proteins:
- the vps37a gene encoding vacuolar protein sorting-associated protein 37A isoform X2, with protein sequence MNWLFPLSKGSGPLPPLNSLQQQRQRQIESLKAAHPSLAEIQKDVEYRIPFTVNNSTVSVNILLPPQFPQEKPVVSVYPPVGHHLVDSNNGTMITSPLITNFGMHSDLGKVIQSLLDEFWKSPPALMSTGPAGFPYMYKPSGIAPYPTQAFHYGPRHVGPSHTAPAGPGPAQSPAPMPHPGVDSAHGPPRAPAPYGLISDLPLPVPTGDSQAGLNGHMYRMPEIPESFPELCDMNLTQLSDMSENEDVLLEFFVSLPQLKQVTNDKEELVTNIVDMAKKNLQMEPQLEGKRQEMLYKYEQLTQMKLAFESRLQRQHELSESCSLSTLQARLKVAAHQAEEESEETAENFLEGRTDIDEFLTRFMEKRTLCHSRRAKEEKLQQSINTHGQYPTSH
- the vps37a gene encoding vacuolar protein sorting-associated protein 37A isoform X1, producing MNWLFPLSKGSGPLPPLNSLQQQRQRQIESLKAAHPSLAEIQKDVEYRIPFTVNNSTVSVNILLPPQFPQEKPVVSVYPPVGHHLVDSNNGTMITSPLITNFGMHSDLGKVIQSLLDEFWKSPPALMSTGPAGFPYSMYKPSGIAPYPTQAFHYGPRHVGPSHTAPAGPGPAQSPAPMPHPGVDSAHGPPRAPAPYGLISDLPLPVPTGDSQAGLNGHMYRMPEIPESFPELCDMNLTQLSDMSENEDVLLEFFVSLPQLKQVTNDKEELVTNIVDMAKKNLQMEPQLEGKRQEMLYKYEQLTQMKLAFESRLQRQHELSESCSLSTLQARLKVAAHQAEEESEETAENFLEGRTDIDEFLTRFMEKRTLCHSRRAKEEKLQQSINTHGQYPTSH
- the vps37a gene encoding vacuolar protein sorting-associated protein 37A isoform X3, which gives rise to MWNTEYHSQSTTPHLLPPQFPQEKPVVSVYPPVGHHLVDSNNGTMITSPLITNFGMHSDLGKVIQSLLDEFWKSPPALMSTGPAGFPYSMYKPSGIAPYPTQAFHYGPRHVGPSHTAPAGPGPAQSPAPMPHPGVDSAHGPPRAPAPYGLISDLPLPVPTGDSQAGLNGHMYRMPEIPESFPELCDMNLTQLSDMSENEDVLLEFFVSLPQLKQVTNDKEELVTNIVDMAKKNLQMEPQLEGKRQEMLYKYEQLTQMKLAFESRLQRQHELSESCSLSTLQARLKVAAHQAEEESEETAENFLEGRTDIDEFLTRFMEKRTLCHSRRAKEEKLQQSINTHGQYPTSH